A genomic stretch from Helianthus annuus cultivar XRQ/B chromosome 1, HanXRQr2.0-SUNRISE, whole genome shotgun sequence includes:
- the LOC110915971 gene encoding uncharacterized mitochondrial protein AtMg01250-like yields MEKMCFPDKWRKWIMGVISTARSSVLVNGSPTFEFKYSKGIRQGDPISPFLFLIGMEALTVLFNRAVEGGMFKGFETPNGGPYLSSLLFADDALIIGEWSDANATNMIRLLRCFHLISGLKINLLKSNLIGVGVNEVEVTRMGNRINCRAGKTPFVYLGLLVGANMNLIKNWQPVLDIFDSRLSGWKAKM; encoded by the coding sequence ATGGAGAAGATGTGCTTTCCCGACAAATGGCGTAAATGGATTATGGGTGTGATATCCACAGCTAGATCTTCCGTTTTGGTTAACGGGTCGCCGACTTTTGAATTTAAGTATTCGAAGGGTATTCGTCAAGGTGACCCCATCTCACCATTTTTATTCCTAATCGGTATGGAGGCGCTTACGGTCCTTTTCAATAGGGCGGTGGAAGGTGGTATGTTTAAGGGGTTCGAGACGCCTAACGGTGGTCCTTATTTATCGAGCCTCTTATTTGCGGATGATGCTCTTATTATAGGAGAATGGTCGGATGCGAATGCCACTAATATGATAAGATTATTAAGATGTTTTCATTTAATATCAGGTCTTAAAATCAATCTTTTAAAGTCAAATCTGATCGGAGTAGGCGTGAATGAAGTCGAGGTTACAAGAATGGGGAACCGTATTAATTGTAGGGCTGGAAAAACTCCTTTCGTATATCTTGGGCTCCTTGTTGGAGCTAATATGAACTTAATTAAAAATTGGCAGCCAGTTTTAGACATTTTTGACTCAAGATTATCGGGGTGGAAGGCAAAGatgtag